The following proteins come from a genomic window of Pararhodobacter sp.:
- a CDS encoding alpha/beta fold hydrolase: MRDIVESPVTIDAPGAALIGTLTSVSQPTLAVSINGATGVPASFYLPFARWLALEKNAAVLTWDYRDFGKSGTPYHSPATMTDWAITDPTATRLWLEARFPGTPLWVIGHSLGGMGLAFQPGTERLDRIITVAAGHGHISAHPWPFRIYAYLLWYLFGPLSTALLGYLPGRRLNLGNDLPKGVFWQWRAWLLDRRSLPADPKLGGIKNPGYQGAITLIALADDPMIPPGSVRKMASWHPNAQCEHTVLTPATFGLTSISHIHAFAARNSAVWPSLIAPYGSGDSAAKA, from the coding sequence ATGCGCGACATCGTCGAGTCTCCGGTCACCATCGACGCCCCCGGCGCCGCCCTCATCGGCACACTCACCTCGGTCTCGCAGCCGACGCTGGCCGTGTCGATCAACGGCGCCACCGGCGTGCCGGCATCCTTCTATCTGCCCTTTGCCCGCTGGCTGGCGCTGGAGAAAAATGCCGCTGTGCTGACCTGGGACTACCGCGATTTCGGCAAATCCGGCACGCCCTACCACTCGCCCGCCACGATGACCGACTGGGCGATCACCGACCCCACCGCCACCCGCCTCTGGCTGGAGGCACGATTTCCCGGCACGCCGCTGTGGGTTATCGGGCATTCGCTGGGCGGCATGGGACTGGCCTTTCAACCCGGCACCGAGCGCCTCGATCGCATCATCACCGTCGCCGCCGGTCACGGGCATATCAGCGCGCATCCCTGGCCGTTCCGGATCTACGCCTATTTGCTGTGGTATCTCTTCGGCCCCCTCTCCACGGCGCTGCTGGGCTATCTGCCGGGGCGCAGACTGAACCTCGGCAATGACCTGCCCAAAGGCGTGTTCTGGCAATGGCGCGCTTGGCTGCTGGACCGCCGCAGCCTGCCTGCCGATCCCAAGCTTGGTGGCATCAAAAACCCCGGCTACCAAGGCGCGATCACCCTGATCGCGCTGGCCGATGATCCGATGATCCCGCCCGGTTCGGTGCGCAAGATGGCCAGCTGGCACCCCAACGCCCAGTGCGAACACACGGTGCTGACCCCTGCCACCTTCGGGCTGACATCCATCAGCCATATCCACGCCTTCGCCGCGCGCAACAGCGCCGTCTGGCCCAGCCTCATCGCGCCCTATGGCTCAGGCGACAGCGCCGCCAAAGCCTGA
- a CDS encoding IclR family transcriptional regulator — protein MRTVEKALRLLEHFESQHPEFGLSDLARVSGIDKATVLRMLTDLSSIGLVEQDPQSRHWRLGAGLLRLARLREAAFPVTRILTPILNALALETGETAHASLLSGDDLGTVGVAESQRTNRVHLEPGLILPLHATASGLAYTAYARPDQRAQVLNRALGRVTKSTPDSRDALATAIAQTRTRGYAIANQTFEDEVYGLAMPLFGPDGFAIGALAVASPASRITPEIEAQIVAALTPAALKATRDLGGRIPPTAA, from the coding sequence ATGCGCACCGTTGAAAAAGCCCTCAGACTGCTGGAACATTTCGAGTCTCAGCACCCCGAATTCGGGCTGAGCGACCTCGCGCGCGTGTCGGGCATCGACAAAGCCACCGTCCTGCGGATGCTCACCGACCTCTCCAGTATCGGCCTTGTGGAGCAAGACCCGCAATCGCGCCACTGGCGGCTTGGCGCGGGCCTGTTGCGCCTCGCCCGGCTGCGCGAGGCCGCCTTTCCGGTGACCCGCATCCTGACCCCGATCCTGAACGCGCTCGCGCTGGAAACCGGCGAAACCGCCCATGCCTCGCTGCTGTCGGGCGATGATCTGGGCACGGTTGGCGTTGCCGAAAGCCAGCGCACCAACCGCGTCCACCTGGAACCGGGGCTGATCCTGCCCCTGCACGCCACCGCCTCAGGCCTGGCCTATACCGCCTACGCCCGGCCAGACCAGCGCGCGCAGGTCCTGAACCGCGCCCTTGGCCGCGTCACCAAATCCACGCCAGACTCGCGCGACGCCCTCGCCACGGCGATCGCGCAAACCCGAACGCGCGGCTACGCCATCGCCAATCAAACCTTTGAAGACGAGGTCTACGGCCTCGCCATGCCGCTTTTTGGCCCCGACGGGTTCGCCATCGGTGCGCTGGCCGTCGCCTCGCCCGCCTCGCGCATCACGCCCGAGATCGAGGCACAAATCGTCGCCGCCCTGACCCCCGCCGCCCTCAAGGCGACGCGGGATCTGGGCGGCCGCATCCCCCCTACCGCCGCCTGA
- the deoD gene encoding purine-nucleoside phosphorylase, whose protein sequence is MTVHIGAKPGDIAPTVLMPGDPYRAKWAAETFLDNPVCVNQVRGMLGFTGTWRGNRVTIHGSGMGMPSLSIYANELIRDYGAKTLIRVGSAGAMQAHVKIRDVVLAMTATTLSTPSRGIFRELNFAPSANYDLLAAAHTAARAKEIAVHVGNIYSADVFYDERPDLNEIMTRHGVLCVEMEAAELYNLCARHGVRGLAVLTISDHLQTHEALPAEDRERSFGDMIEIALHAAFS, encoded by the coding sequence ATGACCGTCCATATCGGTGCCAAACCCGGTGACATCGCCCCCACCGTACTGATGCCCGGTGACCCCTACCGCGCCAAATGGGCGGCCGAGACCTTTCTCGATAACCCGGTCTGCGTGAATCAGGTGCGCGGCATGTTGGGCTTTACCGGCACCTGGCGCGGCAATCGGGTGACGATCCACGGCTCGGGCATGGGGATGCCATCCCTGTCGATCTACGCCAACGAACTGATCCGCGATTACGGCGCAAAAACCCTGATCCGCGTCGGCTCGGCGGGGGCGATGCAGGCCCATGTCAAGATCCGTGACGTGGTGCTGGCAATGACGGCCACCACGCTCTCAACCCCCTCACGCGGCATCTTCCGCGAGCTGAACTTCGCCCCCAGCGCCAATTATGACCTGCTCGCCGCGGCCCACACAGCCGCCCGCGCCAAGGAGATCGCGGTCCATGTCGGCAACATCTATTCCGCGGATGTGTTCTACGACGAGCGCCCCGACCTCAACGAGATCATGACCCGTCACGGCGTCTTGTGCGTCGAGATGGAGGCCGCCGAACTCTACAATCTTTGCGCCCGTCACGGCGTGCGCGGCCTCGCGGTGCTGACAATCTCGGACCACCTGCAAACCCACGAGGCCCTGCCCGCCGAGGACCGCGAGCGCTCGTTCGGCGACATGATCGAGATCGCCCTGCACGCCGCGTTTTCCTGA
- a CDS encoding aldehyde dehydrogenase family protein — protein sequence MDQSGIDALAAAPVSARGLFIDGAWQAATSGDVLEVVSPIDGRRLTTIADAGAADVEAAVAAARRAFERGAWSRAAPAERKKVLHRIADAIEREALALAVLGVRDNGTEISMALKAEPGSAAQTFRYYAEALDKVYGEVAPTAGSVLGMILREPVGVVGAIVPWNFPLMIGAWKIAPALAMGNSVVLKPSEVASLSLLRLAEICAECGLPEGVLNVVTGQGAVCGEALGLHGDVDVLVFTGSGGVGRKLLEYSAKSNIKRLYLELGGKSPNVVFADAPDLAQAAKVSAAGIFRNSGQVCVAGSRVLVERSIHEEFAALLAAEAKAMTVGNPLDLKTQAGAIASEAQLTKVSGFVETTLTEGGRLIAGGARILAQTGGSYFAPTVFDAVTPEMTLSREEVFGPVLAVTPFDTEADAVRLANGTEYGLAAAVWTSKLSRAHRMVREIRAGVVHVNTYGGADNTVPLGGHRQSGNGHDKSLHALDKYVNLKTAWIQL from the coding sequence ATGGATCAGTCGGGTATTGACGCGCTAGCTGCGGCTCCGGTTTCGGCGCGGGGGTTGTTTATCGACGGGGCGTGGCAGGCGGCGACGTCGGGTGATGTGCTGGAGGTGGTGTCGCCGATTGACGGGCGGCGCTTGACGACGATTGCCGATGCGGGGGCGGCGGATGTCGAGGCGGCGGTGGCTGCGGCAAGGCGCGCCTTCGAGCGGGGCGCATGGTCGCGGGCGGCCCCGGCAGAGCGCAAGAAAGTGCTGCATCGGATCGCCGATGCCATCGAGCGCGAGGCGCTGGCGCTGGCGGTTCTGGGGGTGCGCGACAATGGCACCGAGATTTCCATGGCGCTCAAGGCCGAGCCGGGCAGTGCGGCGCAGACCTTCCGCTATTACGCCGAGGCGCTGGACAAGGTTTACGGCGAGGTGGCGCCGACGGCGGGGAGTGTGCTGGGAATGATCCTGCGCGAGCCCGTTGGCGTTGTGGGCGCGATCGTGCCGTGGAATTTTCCGCTGATGATCGGCGCGTGGAAGATCGCGCCCGCGCTGGCGATGGGCAATTCGGTGGTGCTGAAGCCCTCTGAGGTGGCGTCGCTATCCTTGCTGCGGCTGGCGGAGATCTGCGCCGAATGTGGCCTGCCGGAGGGGGTGCTGAACGTGGTCACCGGGCAGGGCGCGGTCTGCGGCGAGGCGCTGGGCCTGCATGGGGATGTGGATGTGCTGGTCTTCACCGGATCGGGCGGTGTGGGGCGCAAGCTGTTGGAATACAGTGCGAAATCAAACATCAAGCGGCTGTATCTGGAGCTGGGGGGCAAGTCGCCCAACGTGGTGTTTGCCGATGCGCCGGACTTGGCGCAGGCGGCCAAGGTCAGCGCGGCGGGGATTTTCCGCAACTCGGGGCAGGTCTGCGTGGCGGGGTCACGGGTGCTGGTGGAGCGGTCGATCCATGAGGAGTTCGCGGCGCTCTTGGCCGCGGAAGCCAAGGCGATGACGGTCGGCAATCCGCTGGACTTGAAAACCCAGGCGGGCGCGATTGCCTCAGAGGCGCAATTGACCAAGGTCAGCGGCTTTGTGGAAACCACCTTGACCGAGGGTGGCAGGTTGATCGCCGGTGGCGCGCGCATCCTGGCGCAGACCGGCGGTTCGTATTTCGCGCCGACGGTGTTCGACGCGGTGACGCCCGAGATGACCCTGTCGCGCGAGGAGGTGTTCGGCCCAGTGCTGGCGGTCACGCCGTTCGACACCGAGGCGGACGCGGTGCGGCTGGCGAATGGCACCGAGTATGGCTTGGCGGCGGCAGTCTGGACCAGCAAACTGAGCCGCGCGCATCGCATGGTGCGCGAGATCCGCGCGGGCGTCGTGCATGTCAACACCTATGGCGGCGCGGATAACACGGTGCCGCTGGGCGGGCATCGGCAATCGGGCAACGGGCATGACAAGTCTTTGCATGCGCTGGATAAATATGTGAACCTGAAAACCGCCTGGATACAGCTGTGA
- a CDS encoding aminotransferase class III-fold pyridoxal phosphate-dependent enzyme: MPRDDNFLKEKNARHLWHPMTHPADHLRNPPTIVTGGHGVRITDIDGHETVDGVGGLWNVNLGYSCQPIKDAITAQLDQLPYYSIFRGTTNDCVIELTEALCDFFKPDGMARVFYTSGGSDSIETAMRLSRQYHKIRGEGGRTKFLSLKKGYHGTHFGAASVNGNANFRTMYEPLLPGCHHIPAPYTYRNPFHESDPAKLAQLCLQALEDEIAFQGASTIAAFVMEPILGAGGVIPPHSSFMPGVEALCRRNGILLIADEVITAFGRTGAWSGSRLWGVQPDFLCTAKAITNGYFPFGAVMIHERVTDTFESDETGKAAIAHGYTYSGHPVGAAAALACLAETQRLNIRENAAARGTELHQGALALMDKHQIIGDVRGGHGLMVALELVADRATKSAPDKSIASTVQAKAYQAGAMVRVSGPNIILSPPLILTADDVQTILSALDTGFNAL; encoded by the coding sequence ATGCCCCGCGACGACAACTTCCTCAAGGAAAAGAACGCCCGCCACCTGTGGCACCCGATGACCCACCCGGCGGACCATCTGCGCAACCCGCCGACCATTGTCACCGGCGGCCACGGCGTGCGCATCACCGATATCGACGGGCATGAAACCGTCGATGGCGTGGGCGGCTTGTGGAACGTCAACCTTGGCTACTCCTGCCAGCCGATCAAGGACGCGATCACCGCGCAGCTTGACCAATTGCCCTATTATTCGATCTTCCGCGGCACCACGAACGACTGCGTGATCGAGCTGACCGAAGCCCTCTGCGACTTTTTCAAACCCGACGGCATGGCCCGCGTGTTCTACACTTCGGGCGGCTCGGACAGTATCGAAACCGCCATGCGCCTGTCGCGCCAATACCACAAGATCCGCGGCGAGGGAGGGCGCACCAAATTCCTGTCGCTGAAAAAGGGCTATCACGGCACGCATTTCGGCGCGGCTTCAGTCAACGGCAACGCCAATTTCCGCACCATGTACGAACCCTTGCTGCCCGGCTGCCACCACATCCCGGCCCCCTATACCTATCGCAACCCGTTCCACGAATCCGACCCGGCAAAGCTAGCGCAACTCTGCCTGCAAGCCCTCGAGGACGAGATCGCCTTCCAGGGCGCCAGCACCATTGCCGCCTTTGTCATGGAACCGATCCTCGGCGCAGGCGGCGTCATCCCGCCGCATTCCAGCTTCATGCCCGGCGTCGAGGCCCTGTGTCGCCGCAACGGCATCCTGCTGATCGCCGACGAAGTGATCACCGCCTTTGGCCGCACCGGTGCCTGGTCCGGCTCGCGGCTCTGGGGCGTGCAGCCCGATTTCCTGTGCACCGCCAAAGCCATCACCAACGGCTATTTCCCGTTCGGCGCGGTGATGATCCACGAGCGCGTCACCGACACCTTTGAATCGGACGAGACCGGCAAGGCCGCCATCGCCCATGGCTACACCTATTCGGGCCACCCGGTCGGCGCGGCAGCGGCGCTGGCCTGCCTCGCCGAGACCCAACGCCTGAACATCCGCGAGAACGCCGCCGCGCGCGGCACCGAACTGCACCAAGGTGCGCTGGCCCTGATGGACAAACACCAGATCATCGGCGACGTGCGCGGCGGTCACGGCTTGATGGTGGCGCTCGAACTGGTGGCGGACCGCGCGACAAAATCCGCCCCCGACAAATCCATCGCCAGCACGGTGCAGGCCAAAGCCTATCAGGCCGGCGCGATGGTCCGCGTCTCGGGCCCCAATATCATCCTGTCGCCGCCGCTGATCCTCACCGCGGACGACGTGCAAACCATCCTCTCGGCGCTCGACACCGGCTTCAACGCCCTGTGA